The Vibrio tritonius genomic sequence GCGCTCTTTAGGGCATCCCATCATTAAATGATTAAGCTGCCGTTTAGCTAACCGTGAGTTGGGTAATTGGGTAAGAGAATCAAAATCCGCTTCACGATGTAAACGTCTCGAATAGGTTTGCATGTCCCAATAACGACGTAATCCAAATAGGCAACCACCTAAACCAACAAAAAACAACACGACAAACACTTCATCAAGTTGCCATACTTCTTGGTCGCGACTGAGGTCATGAAACGATTCAAACGCATCGTAACGAATGGAGAAATAGGAAACGAGGACAGTTACCACTAACCAAATCAACAGATCCTGCAATGCACTGGATTGACGTATGGTGCTAATAACATGATGAGAAGCTTTTCTAAGATGGATGGACATCAAGCCTCCGAAGGATGAACGCCAACATAAAAACTATCATTAAGTTAAACAGTTAGACCAAGATCTGTCTAGTTAAACGCCGTAACCTATTCAAGCAAATTCAATTTATCACAACAATTGCGACAGACTTCACTTCTCATCGCAATTTATCAGTAACCACTCACATACTGCTTATGCCATCTTAGCCTTACTACGCACACCTTATAACTTACAATCCATCAACCAATTGAATGGTGGCCAAAATGAACAAAGCTAGGTTCGCCACCACTCCGATAATAAAAAAATAGCTGCGTGGACTTGGGTTTTTCTCTGTAGCGATAGCGTAATAACACAACATATGCCCTACGCGCGCAGCTACGTAAACCCATAGCCATAACGCCAACCAAAATTCAAACGATTCAGATAACCACGCTAAAGCAACAGCTCCCAAAATCAACGGAGCATTTTCAAGTGAATTCATATAAGTTCGATGAGTTCGAAAAACGAAAGAATCGTGACTTAATTGGTCAGGTAATTTCCCTGGAATCGCTCCGGGGTGACGGGCTTTAACTGTGGAAGCAACTAACCATTGAACAAAATAAATCGCGATCAGCGCCCAAAAAGCCCATAAAAAGGCTGCACTATGTACTACCATAAACTGTCCCTCTCTTTAACACGCTTTATACCCAAACGACCACAAGATGCAGAATTCTGAGCGTCATCAATGAGCACAGATAAATTTAACGTTACTCAACCGCCAATGATCGTATTCACAACGCCCTAATTATACTCAGCTTTCTCAATGAGCGGCGAATCGCACATATCTGATTTTCTACGTAGAATAACTATGTATTCAAATCGGTGCCTTGCCTATGAACGAATACATTCTCCCTGAAACTGCATCTTGAGGTTACTTGGGCATCAACTTTCTAACAACTTAATAACAGTAAGCTTACTCATATATGAAGATCTTAAACTCATTCATTCGCACAATGTTGAGGTTGTTAACGAAATATTAAACTTCACTAGTAACTAGGAGCGAAACGATGAAAAAGATCTATCCTGCATTAACAGGCCTATTTGTCTTAGCCTCACTTAGTTTCTCCTCTCAGGCAGCCACAGGCAGTAACGACAGCGGTCTCTATGTCGGTGGTAACTTTGGTTATCTAAAAGTGGATGGCGACGACGACTTTGACGACGATAATAAAGTCTATCAAGGACTTCTTGGTTATCGCATTAATCCTTATGTCGCGATTGAAGGCAGTTACGTTGATTTTGGTAAATACGGAAGTAGCCTGGCCAATGCTGAAACGGATGGTTACACCGGAGCCTTAAAACTCATCGCACCAATTGGTGACCGAGTCGATCTCTATGCAAAAGGGGGACAACTTTGGTACAACACCGATTACAATATCGCCGGAGCTAAAGGCGATCAAAACGACGAAGCCGTCTTTGCTGGAGCCGGGGTCGGCTTTAAAGTCACCAATAATTTGGTCATTAATGCGGAATATACATGGTATGACGTCGACCTTGATGCGTCTGATGTTCAAGATGGTAAAGAGACCAATACCGATTTCAACCAAGTCACAGCGGGTGTCGAATATCGTTTTTAATACCAGCAAGCATTGACACTATTCGCAGAAAGACGCACAAAAAAAGGGCCGTTCGGCCCTTTCTCATAGCATATCAACAGCGCTTAAGCGTGTTGAACAGGTTGCCAGAATGACTCTTCAATCTTTTGTGCCAATTCTGTTTCGCTCAGTTCATTAAACGATTGAGCAACGCCTTCTACTACAGCTTGTTTCGCAACGGCAATCGCGATGATCTTAGAAACTTCCATCGTCGCTTCAATCGCAGGCAGTACTTCATAGTGAGAAGCCTGTGAGCACTCATACTCAGCCAATGCATTCACTGCAGCCATTAACATCTCTTCGGAGATAGTGGTTGCATTAACAACATGCGCACCAAGACCAATACCAGGGAACACGTACACGTTATTACATTGAGAGATAGTGTGTGATTTATCACCAAAAACAACGGGAGCAAACGGGCTACCGGTTGCAACGATCGCTTTATCACCCACCCAATCAAAGACTTGCGCTGGAGTTACTTCACAAGAACTTACAGGGTTAGACAGTGGCATGATAACTGGCATAGTAGTTTGTGCCACTAGGGTACGAATCACTTCTTCGCTAAATAGACCCGCAACACCGGTAACACCAACGATAACGTCTGGCTGATAGTGCTTAATCGCATCAAGAAGTTCAAGTTTAGCCACACCAGCAGGACGCTCTGACGCAGGACGCGCTAGCTCTGCTTGCATTTCATTAAGACCTGCAAAATCATCGTAGATGATGCCGTCACGGTCAACAACGTAAACATTGTGTTGCTCGTCAAAGCCAAAAGTACGCCCGATAAGGTCTGCGATACCACAACCTGCTGAACCACCACCAACGATAAATACGTTTGACTGACCAGATTCTTTACCCGCTTTTTTCAGTGCGCGTTTGATTGTCGCAACCGCTACCGTCGCAGTACCTTGAATATCATCGTTAAAGCAACGATGAGTATGACGGTATTTTTTCAAGAGTGGATAAGCGTGGTTGTTGCTAAAGTCTTCAAATTGAATGATCGCTTTAGGCCAACGTTTTTCTAACGCCGTCATCACTTCTTCTAGGTATTGATAGAAAGTCTCGTCATCAACACGATCTTCTTTATCACCTAGGTATTGTGGGTCCGCTTTCAATTTCGCATTGTTCGTACCGACATCGATACACACTGGTAGAGTACGCTCTGGAGCGATACCACCCACCGCTGTGTACAGAGACAGCTTACCAATTGAAATACCCATACCACCGATGCCAAGGTCGCCCAAGCCAAGAACACGAGAACCATCAGTGATAACAATAATGTCCACTTCTTGTTGAATGCGTTCAATTTGCTGGCTGACCGAGCCACCTTCACGGCACGATAGATAAAGACCACGAGGAGCGAAGTTTAGATAGCTATATTGCTGACATGCGTCACCAACAGAAGGGGTGTAAATATAAGGTAAGCTATCGCGGATATTTTCACGAATATAGTGGTAGAAAAGTCCTTCGTTCTGATCTTGAACGTGGCGCAACATCAGATATTTAGACAGGTTGTTGCCTGCTTGAGCGACAGAAAAACGAACCTGAGCAGTTTGACGGATAATTGAGTTTAGTGACTGGTCCACTGGAGAAAGCGGGCTAATGCCCGCCTCTGTTGTGGCCGCGACGTCATAGGTCTGTGACATTACTTGGCCTTAATTATAAAAATAGCTGCAGAATAAAGGTGGCTAGAATAAGCATCAAAGCGCCACCAAGACGTGAAGAAATTTGAGCGAAAGGCATTAGGCCCATACGCTTACATGATGCAAGAACAGCTACGTCACCTGTTCCGCCCATGTTTGCCATACACAGACCACCAGTAATCGCAGCTTCAATTGGGTAGAAGCCCATCATACGGCCGATCAATGCACTACCTACTACGGCACCAATTACGGTTGAGAACACCATTAGTAGATTTGACAAAGTCAATGCAGCAGCAATTTGGTCAAGGTCTGTGTAAACCACACCGATACCTACCAGTAGCGCTGGCGTTAAATTGTCTAGTACGAACTTAGACCAAACGTGCGCAGCACGCTCAAGTTCACGAGGTAGAAGACCAGTTACTTTAAGAACCGCAACGAAGATGATCATTAAGGCAAATGGATGCATCTTGATGACAGTTCCAAGTAGCGTACCTACTAGGAACATAGTGATCGCTAGCAATGCACCAACACCTAGAGTTTGTACTGTAATAGAGTGTTTCTCATCGGTCTCTTCAGGTTTGTTTGCCTCACCAATGATCAACTGACCATTACCAGTCAATGAAGGGAACGCGTTACCCACTCGATGTAGAATACCCGCCGTCACGATAGCAATAGCGTTACCGATCGCCAATGCAGGAACCATTTTTGACATCAACATGTCGGTGTCCATACCGGTACTTCCGTGCATGATTTCCACTAGAGGAACAGCACCAGCACCCATACCGCCACCCATGATAGGTAGAGCAATCAGCATAACAGAGTTGAAGAAGCCTTCACCTAGCATTGCACCAACAACACCAGCAAACAGGAATGCGCAAGCTACGCCACCCAGAATCACAGGAATGTATTTGAACGCAGCCTTTTTAAGGGTGTGGCTGTCCATACCTAGGATAGAACCAGTCACCAAGCTTGCGATGAAGAAATTGAGGAAACCACCACTCTTCATAAAGGTAGTCACGGTTTTTACTGTTTCAGCAGGAACATAACCGCTGTGGAAAATGTAAGAAGAGCCGAAAATTACAACAATGGCGCCACCACCGAAGTATTGGTTCACAATAGGAGTTTTGTTGCCTATAGTATTTAGCAGGTAACCAATTACCGCCATAATACCAACGGCACCAATCATGCCTGATGGCATCTTATTTTGGATCGTTGCGAAAAGAATAATTAGTGCTGACAAGGCAAACACGATATTGATCGTTAGCTTATCCTTGGCAGAGATAGCAGTACTATTAAACATAACTTGCTCTCATGTAGGGTTGTTTTAAAATTTTCGCGGAGTTTAACAATTCCATAGCATCTGCATACTGAGTAGCGTAGTAATGTAACTATCCAATGCTTTTGAAACTTTTGTTCACGCAAGATGATGCGTTTGTGCGCACATTTAGCGTATTTTTCTTTGACTCATCCCAAAATGCTCCTCAAAATATCGCCCTTGGCGAATCGACCTCGCTTTTAACGAATAAACACTTCGGAAATACTGATAGATGAAACTGAAAAGCCACTTGGCCATTTCAACGATAGCGACCTCGTCCACCATCGTTATCGTGGTCACAACTGTGATTTTTTTTCTACTAAAGAACTTATATCAGGAAGGTTTACAGAACCGAGGTATTGAGCTGGCGAAAGTACTTGCTCAAGATTCCAGAGTGGTTGAAGCAACTCGCCTTAGTAATTTGGGGCAATCTCCTCATCTCAATGACTATATTGAACATATTCGTAGTCAAACCAGCGCATCCTATATCGTCGTCGTTAATCACAATGCCATTCGCCTTTCTCATAGCAATCCTCAACGGGTCGGTCACCATTTCGTCGGTGACGATATTCAAAGAGCGCTAACCAAAGGTGAAGCTTACAGCACAGTAGCCAAAGGCTCTCTTGGAGACGCAATTCGTAATTTTGTTCCGATAATCGACAATGGACAGACGATTGGTGCTATCTGTATTGGCTATCTTTCTGAACGAGCCTCTGCAATATTGTTAGAGCAATACGGGCATATCGGTGTGATGATTGCCGTAGTCTATTTACTGGCGATTAGCATGGTGACACTGTTCGTCTACAAAATGAAACGAACATTTCTTGATTATGAACCTGAATACATCGTCAACAAATTCAGTGAACATGAGCTCATTCTAAATTCCATCCGTGATGCGATTATTGCAGTTGATACCAATCTGAATATCACTACGATAAATAATAGTGCGATGAAGCTATTCGCCATCAATAACTATGGACGTCATGACTACGTTAACCAAGGGATCGCGCGTTATTCACTTTCACTCAGTCATTTGGTCATCTCAACACAGCAGCGTTTCCACCAAGGTGAATTTACCGTTGGCAAATTTTCATTTCGCGCTAATATTTACCCCTTACAAAGTCCAAATGGACAGATTGGCCACGTCATCGTGTTCTTCCCTAACTTAAATCAATCCCAGTTAGAACGAGAGCTGGTCTACCTAAAAAATTATTCTGAGCTGTTACGCAGCAAAACTCACGAATATTCCAACAAGCTTAATACGCTTTCAGGTATGCTGCAGTTGGGACGTAACAACGAAGCCATACGCTTCATACAGCAAGAAACCGACCAATATCAGTCGGTGATCAATGCCATTGTACGCAACGTATCCAATAGTGCTGTAGCGGGTTTACTGCTGGCAAAATTCAACAAAGCAAATGAGATGGGCGTGGAATACACCCTCGACCCAGACAGTATGCTGAGTAACTACGGAAAAACCGTATCTGATAAATTAGTCACAATTATTGGCAATTTAATAGATAATGCCCTGCTAGCCGCTTGGCAAAACCGTAATGAACGTGAACCAAAGGTTTATATTTATTTGAGCGACAGAAGTCGCCATCTCATCATCGAAGTCCAGGACACTGGCTCGGGCATAGATGATGCTATTTTTGACCACATTTTGGAATTTGGCGTTAGCTCTAAACAAGGCGACGAACAACATGGTATTGGTTTATACCTTGTTGGGCAGTTGGTGGACTACTTTGAAGGGACCATCGACTGGGAGCGCACAGAGAATGACACCACTTTATTTAGCCTGTATTTAGACAAGAAAAACATCGAGCAATATGACTAAAATCAGTGTAATGATCCTTGAGGATGACTTAAGGGCAAGCTATATGCTGGAATCAACTGTAAACCAAGATAGCGATTTTACTGTCGTCGCTGTTAGTGAGAGCTATGCCGAAGCACTGCAACAATACTCAATCTTCCAACCCTCACTAATTTTTGTTGATATCAACCTACCTGATGGCCACGGCATTGAGTTTATCCAACGCATGCGTAAGCAAGGTGCCCAATGTGATTTTATTATCACCACTGCGGATAGAGAAACGTCGACTGTTGAGAAAGCGGTGCATCTTGGCGTGAGTGACTACCTAGTGAAACCCATTCGGATTTCTCGGGTACACCAAGCATTAAATGATTACAAAGTGTATCGCGAGCAATTGCAAAGCAATACCACCGTAGACCAAGGTGACATTGATACCCTACTGCGAAAAACACCGCAGAAAGACGTCCGTCAAACCCCTAAAGGCATTGATGCAACCACCTTAGCCACCTTAAAAACCCTGTTAATGGAGTCTCACCTTGAGGAATTCTCCGCAGAAGACATCGGCGAACGAATGCAAGTCAGCCGCATCACCGCTAGACGCTACTTGGAGTTTCTCGAATCAGAAGGGATGGTGAATTTGGTTCTCAATTACAACACCGGGGGCCGCCCTCGCCGTCTGTATCGCTTAGTTTCTTAAAAGGCACTTATACCCAAGTAACCTCACATAGGGAAATCTCAAGGGGTTTCCTTATGTATTACAAGCCTTCTCTATTTATAGCAGGGAAAGGTGATACTGAATTTTAGGCATAAAAAAACCAGCCTAAGCTGGGGAGAGAATGGAGGCGCGTCCCGGAGTCGAACCGAGGTCCACGGATTTGCAATCCGCTGCATGGCCACTCTGCCAACACGCCTTAGGTCGTTACTTACGTAACTCTGTTGCCAAAAGTTCTTCGTGACAACGAGGCGTACTTTACGGATTTATCTGGTAGGGTCAACCATAAATTGCGTTTTTACGTTTAAATGCTTAATTAATGTGCCCAAGCGGCGGCGATAACAGCAACTTGTTTAACTTCTGCTCAGACACATCACCTCTTTCAATTTACGCCTTAGTCTTAATCGGGCTTCACGGTATCAACATACTTGTCATACCATGTGTCATCCTACATAGAAGCATGACGCGCACTGACTAATCGCTCTATCATTTTCTTTACTGCAACCATTTGTGGCGCTTGTTTGGTGTAATAATTGTAAGGCGGCATATTATCTGAGGTATAACCCCAAAAATCCCAACACCCATAAGGATTCATCTGTTCTTTCTTCACTTGCGGGAACAGCACCACCACTCGATTCGCATCAGCCGCTTCCATGTACCCCGTTTCTTTCACATACTCAGTACCGACCATAGCAGCCCCTTGCAAACAACCATGGAAAGCCACATGCACGCGACATTGTTCGGTTTCACAAGCTTTAGGAACATAAAGATAGCCGTGATCATCCAAGCTCACATCGATTTTGAAAAAAGGCCGTTGATCAAACTCAATAAGCGACCCAGATAACTGTGCTTCCGGCACCGATGGGTTGAGGTGACCATAGATCTGCTGCA encodes the following:
- a CDS encoding MAPEG family protein, whose protein sequence is MVVHSAAFLWAFWALIAIYFVQWLVASTVKARHPGAIPGKLPDQLSHDSFVFRTHRTYMNSLENAPLILGAVALAWLSESFEFWLALWLWVYVAARVGHMLCYYAIATEKNPSPRSYFFIIGVVANLALFILATIQLVDGL
- a CDS encoding porin family protein — its product is MKKIYPALTGLFVLASLSFSSQAATGSNDSGLYVGGNFGYLKVDGDDDFDDDNKVYQGLLGYRINPYVAIEGSYVDFGKYGSSLANAETDGYTGALKLIAPIGDRVDLYAKGGQLWYNTDYNIAGAKGDQNDEAVFAGAGVGFKVTNNLVINAEYTWYDVDLDASDVQDGKETNTDFNQVTAGVEYRF
- the maeA gene encoding oxaloacetate-decarboxylating malate dehydrogenase; its protein translation is MSQTYDVAATTEAGISPLSPVDQSLNSIIRQTAQVRFSVAQAGNNLSKYLMLRHVQDQNEGLFYHYIRENIRDSLPYIYTPSVGDACQQYSYLNFAPRGLYLSCREGGSVSQQIERIQQEVDIIVITDGSRVLGLGDLGIGGMGISIGKLSLYTAVGGIAPERTLPVCIDVGTNNAKLKADPQYLGDKEDRVDDETFYQYLEEVMTALEKRWPKAIIQFEDFSNNHAYPLLKKYRHTHRCFNDDIQGTATVAVATIKRALKKAGKESGQSNVFIVGGGSAGCGIADLIGRTFGFDEQHNVYVVDRDGIIYDDFAGLNEMQAELARPASERPAGVAKLELLDAIKHYQPDVIVGVTGVAGLFSEEVIRTLVAQTTMPVIMPLSNPVSSCEVTPAQVFDWVGDKAIVATGSPFAPVVFGDKSHTISQCNNVYVFPGIGLGAHVVNATTISEEMLMAAVNALAEYECSQASHYEVLPAIEATMEVSKIIAIAVAKQAVVEGVAQSFNELSETELAQKIEESFWQPVQHA
- a CDS encoding 2-hydroxycarboxylate transporter family protein; this encodes MFNSTAISAKDKLTINIVFALSALIILFATIQNKMPSGMIGAVGIMAVIGYLLNTIGNKTPIVNQYFGGGAIVVIFGSSYIFHSGYVPAETVKTVTTFMKSGGFLNFFIASLVTGSILGMDSHTLKKAAFKYIPVILGGVACAFLFAGVVGAMLGEGFFNSVMLIALPIMGGGMGAGAVPLVEIMHGSTGMDTDMLMSKMVPALAIGNAIAIVTAGILHRVGNAFPSLTGNGQLIIGEANKPEETDEKHSITVQTLGVGALLAITMFLVGTLLGTVIKMHPFALMIIFVAVLKVTGLLPRELERAAHVWSKFVLDNLTPALLVGIGVVYTDLDQIAAALTLSNLLMVFSTVIGAVVGSALIGRMMGFYPIEAAITGGLCMANMGGTGDVAVLASCKRMGLMPFAQISSRLGGALMLILATFILQLFL
- a CDS encoding ATP-binding protein, with protein sequence MKLKSHLAISTIATSSTIVIVVTTVIFFLLKNLYQEGLQNRGIELAKVLAQDSRVVEATRLSNLGQSPHLNDYIEHIRSQTSASYIVVVNHNAIRLSHSNPQRVGHHFVGDDIQRALTKGEAYSTVAKGSLGDAIRNFVPIIDNGQTIGAICIGYLSERASAILLEQYGHIGVMIAVVYLLAISMVTLFVYKMKRTFLDYEPEYIVNKFSEHELILNSIRDAIIAVDTNLNITTINNSAMKLFAINNYGRHDYVNQGIARYSLSLSHLVISTQQRFHQGEFTVGKFSFRANIYPLQSPNGQIGHVIVFFPNLNQSQLERELVYLKNYSELLRSKTHEYSNKLNTLSGMLQLGRNNEAIRFIQQETDQYQSVINAIVRNVSNSAVAGLLLAKFNKANEMGVEYTLDPDSMLSNYGKTVSDKLVTIIGNLIDNALLAAWQNRNEREPKVYIYLSDRSRHLIIEVQDTGSGIDDAIFDHILEFGVSSKQGDEQHGIGLYLVGQLVDYFEGTIDWERTENDTTLFSLYLDKKNIEQYD
- a CDS encoding response regulator produces the protein MILEDDLRASYMLESTVNQDSDFTVVAVSESYAEALQQYSIFQPSLIFVDINLPDGHGIEFIQRMRKQGAQCDFIITTADRETSTVEKAVHLGVSDYLVKPIRISRVHQALNDYKVYREQLQSNTTVDQGDIDTLLRKTPQKDVRQTPKGIDATTLATLKTLLMESHLEEFSAEDIGERMQVSRITARRYLEFLESEGMVNLVLNYNTGGRPRRLYRLVS